The Amphiura filiformis chromosome 12, Afil_fr2py, whole genome shotgun sequence genome includes a region encoding these proteins:
- the LOC140165917 gene encoding catechol O-methyltransferase-like, with the protein MDQQGALIAVAAGLYLLYQYKSKKAIYWKLNLPERQGVYYGLFTKVRNIIYWSSLQDRIWNYVEGRSEEGNPDSVLVAFDDYCYNYEWTWAIGDQKGAVLAKVVQEAKPKITLELGSFVGYSAIIIAQNMPSDGKLITVEANPKSAEIAQKIINRAGFGDKVTVVVGYTEDVIPELHHNYNIETLDLVFLDHKKEAYVPDLHRLEKCGFLHNGSVVFADNVEDAPNFSEYIGKSNNYLCHKFYEGSKQYRVGVTDRMERGIFIGADIFSGETHGL; encoded by the exons ATGGATCAACAAGGCGCCCTCATTGCAGTGGCTGCGGGACTTTACTTACTTTATCAATACAAATCAAAGAAAGCAATATACTGGAAATTAAATCTACCAGAACGTCAGGGGGTGTACTATGGATTATTCACCAAAGTAAGAAACATTATATACTGGAGCTCGTTACAAGACAGAATATGGAATTACGTTGAAGGGCGTTCAGAGGAAGGCAATCCGGACAGCGTACTTGTGGCATTTGATGATTACTGCTATAACTATGAATGGACATGGGCTATTGGTGATCAAAAAG GTGCAGTTTTAGCTAAAGTTGTGCAAGAAGCAAAGCCCAAGATAACCTTAGAGCTTGGTTCATTTGTTGGTTATTCTGCCATAATCATCGCTCAGAACATGCCATCAGATGGAAAGCTTATTACGGTTGAAGCTAACCCTAAGAGTGCTGAGATCGCACAGAAGATTATCAACAGGGCAGGCTTTGGAGACAAG GTTACAGTTGTTGTTGGATACACTGAAGATGTTATTCCTGAACTGCACCACAACTATAATATAGAAACACTTGAcctggtgtttctagatcataAGAAGGAAGCTTATGTACCTGACTTGCATAGACTTGAAAAATGTGGATTTTTACATAACGGCAGTGTTGTATTTGCAGATAATGTCGAAGATGCGCCCAATTTTTCAGAGTATATTGGTAAATCAAACAATTACCTGTGCCACAAGTTCTACGAAGGAAGTAAACAGTATAGAGTTGGAGTCACTGATAGAATGGAACGTGGGATCTTCATAGGAGCTGATATATTCAGTGGAGAGACTCATGGACTGTAA
- the LOC140165916 gene encoding catechol O-methyltransferase-like, translating into MVSHEYSGNDMLEENWLHDLYIPSFAVLNGLLVEIILDQHVYGALIAAPAVATGLYLLYQYKSRKEIYRKLNLPEHQGVYDGIFTKVRNVIYRSILQDRVWNYVEGHSEEGNADSVLAAFDDYCYNYEWTWAVGDQKGAVLAQVVQEVSPKIALELGTYLGYSAIIMAQNMPSDGKLITLEPNPKSAEIAQKIINRAGFGKMVTIVVGYTEDVIPELRRNYNIETLDMVFLDHNKDAYVSDLNRIEKGEFLHNGSVVLADNVEIAPNFSEYIRNSNNYKCNFYEGTVQYGVGVIDGMERGIFKGADMFSGMTLGL; encoded by the exons atgGTATCGCATGAATATTCAGGAAATGACATGTTAGAGGAAAACTGGTTACATGACTTGTATATACCATCCTTTGCAGTGCTGAACG gcctacttgtagAAATAATCTTGGATCAGCATGTATATGGCGCACTCATAGCAGCACCAGCAGTGGCTACGGGACTTTACTTACTCTATCAATACAAATCAAGGAAAGAAATATACCGTAAATTAAATCTACCAGAACATCAGGGCGTGTACGATGGAATATTCACCAAAGTAAGAAACGTTATTTACAGGAGTATATTGCAAGACAGAGTATGGAATTACGTTGAAGGGCATTCAGAAGAGGGTAATGCGGACAGCGTACTTGCGGCATTTGATGATTACTGCTATAACTATGAATGGACATGGGCTGTTGGTGATCAAAAAG GTGCAGTCTTAGCTCAAGTTGTTCAAGAAGTATCGCCTAAGATAGCCTTAGAGCTTGGAACATACTTGGGTTATTCTGCCATAATTATGGCTCAGAACATGCCGTCAGATGGAAAACTTATTACACTTGAACCTAACCCAAAGAGTGCCGAGATTGCACAGAAAATTATCAACAGAGCAGGCTTTGGGAAAATG GTTACAATTGTTGTTGGATACACCGAAGATGTCATTCCAGAACTGCGCCGCAACTATAATATAGAAACACTTGACatggtgtttctagatcataACAAGGACGCTTATGTGTCTGACTTGAATAGAATTGAAAAGGGTGAATTTTTGCATAATGGCAGTGTTGTACTTGCAGATAATGTCGAAATTGCGCCAAATTTTTCAGAGTATATTCGCAACTCAAACAATTACAAGTGTAATTTCTATGAAGGAACGGTGCAGTATGGAGTTGGAGTCATTGATGGAATGGAACGAGGGATCTTCAAAGGAGCCGATATGTTCAGCGGAATGACTCTTGGACTGTAA
- the LOC140166693 gene encoding catechol O-methyltransferase-like, with translation MPGAILAQVVQEASPKMTLELGTYLGYSAIIIAQNMPSDGKLITVEANPKSAEIAQKIINRAGFGGMVTVVLGYTEDVIPELRRNYNIETLDMVFLDHNKDAYVSDLNRLEKGEFLHNGSVVLADNVGFAPNFSEYIRNSNKYKCNFYEGTVQYGVGVTDGMERGIFKGADMFSGETLGL, from the exons ATGCCAG GTGCAATTTTAGCTCAAGTTGTTCAAGAAGCATCACCAAAGATGACCTTAGAGCTTGGAACATACTTGGGTTATTCCGCAATAATCATCGCTCAGAACATGCCATCAGATGGAAAGCTTATTACAGTTGAAGCTAACCCTAAGAGTGCTGAGATTGCACAGAAGATTATCAACAGGGCAGGCTTTGGGGGAATG GTTACAGTGGTTCTTGGATACACCGAAGATGTCATTCCTGAACTGCGCCGCAACTATAACATAGAAACACTTGACatggtgtttctagatcataACAAGGACGCTTATGTGTCTGACTTGAATAGACTTGAAAAGGGTGAATTTTTGCATAATGGCAGTGTTGTACTTGCAGATAATGTCGGATTTGCGCCAAATTTTTCAGAGTATATTCGCAACTCAAACAAATACAAGTGTAATTTCTATGAAGGGACGGTGCAGTATGGAGTTGGAGTCACTGATGGAATGGAACGAGGGATCTTCAAAGGAGCCGATATGTTCAGCGGAGAGACTCTTGGACTGTAA